A single Drosophila miranda strain MSH22 chromosome XR, D.miranda_PacBio2.1, whole genome shotgun sequence DNA region contains:
- the LOC108152140 gene encoding ensconsin isoform X6 has product MASLGGQHENYSNNPEVEHTSKRAESREGSAERKAPRPHTGPTAHAPVPALTSTAPAAAAAATMPAEISSCSPGNSLHWFAQVGGSSSNEDDSQVSKDREEKLKYARDRQNEERQKKIEELRAQAEAAQRYREQKEEERRRRIEEIRVRDTEKRHQVEERKKAIIEAEKERREYILKKNQERESRIEVKRRDRNSIGFAFGSSTPRLLDVPADYGLVSPSAFWGQRRSTSISNVAGASLTRRSSERELADSGAKKRASSSTDRHDDHRRKSSSMYEVFNWGYSNDEPPKRFSLSIAGGDINIDGPPTSKQTAHRPHTTTTATATSTTAASHHNNNNNFHNSYRKEDSVDTSPIVFRSVYRRKTDLMPTIPSPRDGHYGSRSSLSTTPARTPGSRSGNATPGGHYNNSRPGSAMSTSTTMSTSGLVPRRPATAPRKPRPASIAGTGMSLEEINKLKKDHKPPVKTTAAASPSAQTTPKRTANLMSTSLIVTSSSSRLNSAEKKTPSKREPLVPKAASASKALSSRTASSERISRISSKEPKTKDTSAMSRSMIVASSSNSSTSTTTTTKVASAAPAPAPAPAPAPAPVTVPELQNGVAKEAEKTHAEVPVPTDVAAPALAVSKAEKEALNSVKTEEVSRQEEEQNVLVQVPPEALVSSVNVEEKADEGTEKEELPRQPLEPQAAPKKPSRSKENSEVRELTPPAANSGGDGSDLMTASMMAKKITTEEQAKAALAERRRLAREEAERQAELERQRLEAERLAEIKAQEEEAERQRLFEEESTRMAEEQRRGEEERLRIAIEEAQQREEEEQRKREEEEKQRVEREEAEKKAKEEAEKQRVEVAERLKREEKEREERRKRVEAIMSRTRKAGAAATPSKESNDKAAPAAATETTPADGSSSSDSNSVSGSSNNSAGGSPSTAMATVTVAGSEAPPNSQQAMYEQSVLDKENSLINSFSTMIIDENAKNLQQHQQVSNGKLLADFDGSSNTTTTAVANGNGGHFENVNNKNDINLLQDAVTPAATQLIDLSIESQDLHLNNNNSLLTSTAATTTLVTADSHENKDISLL; this is encoded by the exons ATGGCGAGTCTTGGGGGCCAACACGAAAATTATTCGAATAATCCAGAAG TGGAACACACATCTAAACGAGCCGAAAGCCGCGAGGGCAGCGCCGAGCGAAAAG CACCACGGCCACATACTGGGCCGACAGCCCACGCACCCGTACCCGCACTCACATCCACCGCacctgccgccgccgccgccgccaccatGCCAGCGGAGATCTCAAGCTGCAGCCCCGGCAACAGTCTGCACTGGTTTGCTCAGGtgggcggcagcagcagcaacgaagATGACTCTCAAG TGTCCAAAGATCGAGAGGAGAAGCTGAAATATGCACGCGACCGCCAGAATGAGGAGAGACAGAAAAAGATCGAGGAGCTGAGGGCCCAGGCAGAGGCGGCCCAAAGGTATCGCGAACAAAAGGAGGAGGAACGGCGGCGACGCATCGAGGAGATACGCGTCCGCGACACAGAGAAACGCCACCAGGTGGAGGAGCGCAAAAAGGCCATCATTGAGGCCGAGAAGGAGCGTCGCGAGTACATACTTAAGAAGAATCAG GAACGTGAATCCCGAATAGAGGTTAAGAGGAGGGACAGAAACTCAATTGGTTTTGCTTTTGGCTCGTCGACGCCCCGTCTGTTGGATGTGCCTGCGGATTATGGTCTTGTTTCGCCCAGTGCCTTTTGGGGTCAGCGAAG ATCTACATCGATATCGAACGTAGCGGGCGCCTCGCTCACACGTCGAAGTTCCGAGCGAGAACTTGCCGACAGTGGTGCTAAGAAGCGTGCCTCCTCCTCCACGGACAGACACGATG ATCATCGCCGAAAGTCTTCGTCCATGTATGAGGTGTTCAATTGGGGCTATTCCAATGATGAGCCGCCCAAACGGTTCTCCCTGTCCATAGCCGGTGGCGACATCAATATCGATGGGCCGCCCACTAGCAAACAAACAGCGCACAGACCCCATacgacaacaacagcaacagcaacaagcaCCACAGCTGCAAGCCatcacaacaacaacaacaacttcCATAACTCGTATCGTAAGG AAGATAGCGTTGACACATCACCCATCGTGTTCCGAAGCGTTTACCGCAGGAAAACGGACCTCATGCCGACAATACCCAGCCCCCGAGACGGGCATTACGGCTCGCGCAGCTCCCTGAGCACCACGCCAGCCAGAACCCCAG GCTCGCGATCGGGAAATGCCACGCCAGGCGGACACTATAACAACTCAAGGCCCGGCAGCGCCATGTCCACCTCGACGACTATGTCCACGTCTGGCCTTGTGCCCAGGCGGCCGGCAACGGCGCCACGCAAGCCCAGGCCGGCCAGCATTGCCGGCACCGGCATGTCCCTAGAAG AGATCAACAAACTGAAGAAGGATCACAAGCCGCCTGTGAAGACAACAGCAGCCGCCTCACCATCCGCACAAACGACCCCCAAACGAACTGCAAACCTAATGTCCACCTCCCTGATCGTGACCTCCAGCTCATCTCGATTGAACAGTGCCGAGAAGAAGACGCCTTCGAAAAGG GAACCCTTGGTGCCGAAGGCGGCATCTGCTTCCAAGGCTCTGTCGAGTCGCACTGCCAGCTCGGAGCGTATTAGCAGGATCAGCAGCAAGGAGCCGAAAACCAAGGATACCTCTGCCATGAGCAGGTCCATGATtgtggccagcagcagcaacagcagcacctcCACAACTACCACCACAAAAGTGGCCTCAGCAgcgcctgctcctgctccagccccagccccagctccagctccagttaCAGTTCCCGAGCTCCAAAACGGGGTGGCCAAGGAGGCAGAAAAGACTCACGCAGAGGTGCCAGTTCCTACGGATGTGGCCGCCCCTGCTCTCGCTGTAAGCAAGGCGGAAAAGGAGGCACTAAACTCCGTTAAGACGGAGGAGGTTTCCAGGCAGGAGGAGGAACAGAATGTGCTCGTGCAGGTGCCGCCCGAGGCCCTGGTTAGCTCTGTGAATGTGGAGGAAAAGGCCGACGAGGGCACTGAGAAGGAGGAGCTGCCCAGGCAACCGCTGGAGCCTCAAGCTGCCCCCAAGAAGCCGTCGCGCAGCAAGGAGAACTCTGAGGTGCGCGAGCTGACTCCGCCAGCAGCGAACTCCGGCGGCGATGGCTCTGACTTGATGACCGCATCGATGATGGCCAAGAAGATCACGACCGAGGAGCAGGCCAAGGCCGCCCTGGCCGAAAGACGACGACTGGCCCGCGAGGAGGCCGAACGACAGGCGGAATTAGAGCGCCAACGACTCGAAGCCGAACGCCTGGCCGAAATCAAGGCCCAGGAGGAGGAAGCCGAACGCCAACGTCTGTTCGAGGAGGAGTCCACACGCATGGCCGAGGAACAGAGGCGCGGCGAGGAGGAGCGTCTGCGCATCGCAATCGAG GAAGCCCAACAgcgggaggaggaggagcagcgcAAACGCGAGGAGGAGGAAAAACAGCGCGTGGAGCGCGAGGAGGCCGAAAAGAAGGCCAAGGAGGAGGCAGAAAAGCAGCGTGTCGAGGTGGCCGAGCGCCTCAAGCGCGAGGAGAAGGAGCGTGAAGAGCGACGCAAGCGCGTCGAAGCGATTATGTCACGCACCCGCAAGGCCGGAGCCGCGGCTACTCCCTCTAAG GAATCCAACGATAAGGCAGCCCCCGCGGCTGCAACGGAGACAACCCCCGCtgatggcagcagcagcagcgacagcaacagcGTCAGCGGTAGCAGCAACAACTCTGCCGGTGGATCGCCCAGCACTGCAATGGCCACAGTGACAGTGGCCGGCTCGGAGGCACCTCCCAACAGCCAACAGGCGATGTATGAGCAATCGGTGCTAGACAAGGAGAACTCGCTGATCAACAGCTTCTCCACAATGATCATTGACGAGAACGCCAAAAAcctgcagcagcatcagcaggtGAGCAACGGCAAGCTGCTGGCGGACTTtgatggcagcagcaacaccaccaccacagcGGTGGCCAACGGCAATGGTGGCCATTTCGAGAATGTGAACAACAAGAA CGACATCAATCTGCTGCAGGATGCCGTCACTCCGGCCGCCACGCAGCTGATCGACCTGAGCATCGAGTCACAAGATCTACACCTGAACAACAATAACAGCTTGCTGACGAGCACAGCGGCAACCACCACGCTAGTCACTGCTGATAGTCACGAGAATAAAG ATATATCGTTGCTGTGA
- the LOC108152140 gene encoding flocculation protein FLO11 isoform X1: MASLGGQHENYSNNPEVEHTSKRAESREGSAERKAPRPHTGPTAHAPVPALTSTAPAAAAAATMPAEISSCSPGNSLHWFAQVGGSSSNEDDSQVSKDREEKLKYARDRQNEERQKKIEELRAQAEAAQRYREQKEEERRRRIEEIRVRDTEKRHQVEERKKAIIEAEKERREYILKKNQERESRIEVKRRDRNSIGFAFGSSTPRLLDVPADYGLVSPSAFWGQRRSTSISNVAGASLTRRSSERELADSGAKKRASSSTDRHDDHRRKSSSMYEVFNWGYSNDEPPKRFSLSIAGGDINIDGPPTSKQTAHRPHTTTTATATSTTAASHHNNNNNFHNSYRKEDSVDTSPIVFRSVYRRKTDLMPTIPSPRDGHYGSRSSLSTTPARTPGRAYSMNRLDQLAQPIRRNGEHVRAILERERRESELEMLDETASLGGVGRRIHAAGSTARSRRAGSAGSGSSSATGIMSRSMTHLAGGGSVGGQRDRDRGKYSLGGGISTSFRPLGSAGQRDSSKSMTQISNHISWSAYGTTPPPPHNHHNQHRQSTLGLQTAATKKYLQSSFASSSASYSYSNASTRRPGHGHGHQQQQYATSTNPYHRCLDFDPNSLLLMNSSSLLVNAGSRSGNATPGGHYNNSRPGSAMSTSTTMSTSGLVPRRPATAPRKPRPASIAGTGMSLEEINKLKKDHKPPVKTTAAASPSAQTTPKRTANLMSTSLIVTSSSSRLNSAEKKTPSKREPLVPKAASASKALSSRTASSERISRISSKEPKTKDTSAMSRSMIVASSSNSSTSTTTTTKVASAAPAPAPAPAPAPAPVTVPELQNGVAKEAEKTHAEVPVPTDVAAPALAVSKAEKEALNSVKTEEVSRQEEEQNVLVQVPPEALVSSVNVEEKADEGTEKEELPRQPLEPQAAPKKPSRSKENSEVRELTPPAANSGGDGSDLMTASMMAKKITTEEQAKAALAERRRLAREEAERQAELERQRLEAERLAEIKAQEEEAERQRLFEEESTRMAEEQRRGEEERLRIAIEEAQQREEEEQRKREEEEKQRVEREEAEKKAKEEAEKQRVEVAERLKREEKEREERRKRVEAIMSRTRKAGAAATPSKESNDKAAPAAATETTPADGSSSSDSNSVSGSSNNSAGGSPSTAMATVTVAGSEAPPNSQQAMYEQSVLDKENSLINSFSTMIIDENAKNLQQHQQVSNGKLLADFDGSSNTTTTAVANGNGGHFENVNNKNDINLLQDAVTPAATQLIDLSIESQDLHLNNNNSLLTSTAATTTLVTADSHENKDISLL, translated from the exons ATGGCGAGTCTTGGGGGCCAACACGAAAATTATTCGAATAATCCAGAAG TGGAACACACATCTAAACGAGCCGAAAGCCGCGAGGGCAGCGCCGAGCGAAAAG CACCACGGCCACATACTGGGCCGACAGCCCACGCACCCGTACCCGCACTCACATCCACCGCacctgccgccgccgccgccgccaccatGCCAGCGGAGATCTCAAGCTGCAGCCCCGGCAACAGTCTGCACTGGTTTGCTCAGGtgggcggcagcagcagcaacgaagATGACTCTCAAG TGTCCAAAGATCGAGAGGAGAAGCTGAAATATGCACGCGACCGCCAGAATGAGGAGAGACAGAAAAAGATCGAGGAGCTGAGGGCCCAGGCAGAGGCGGCCCAAAGGTATCGCGAACAAAAGGAGGAGGAACGGCGGCGACGCATCGAGGAGATACGCGTCCGCGACACAGAGAAACGCCACCAGGTGGAGGAGCGCAAAAAGGCCATCATTGAGGCCGAGAAGGAGCGTCGCGAGTACATACTTAAGAAGAATCAG GAACGTGAATCCCGAATAGAGGTTAAGAGGAGGGACAGAAACTCAATTGGTTTTGCTTTTGGCTCGTCGACGCCCCGTCTGTTGGATGTGCCTGCGGATTATGGTCTTGTTTCGCCCAGTGCCTTTTGGGGTCAGCGAAG ATCTACATCGATATCGAACGTAGCGGGCGCCTCGCTCACACGTCGAAGTTCCGAGCGAGAACTTGCCGACAGTGGTGCTAAGAAGCGTGCCTCCTCCTCCACGGACAGACACGATG ATCATCGCCGAAAGTCTTCGTCCATGTATGAGGTGTTCAATTGGGGCTATTCCAATGATGAGCCGCCCAAACGGTTCTCCCTGTCCATAGCCGGTGGCGACATCAATATCGATGGGCCGCCCACTAGCAAACAAACAGCGCACAGACCCCATacgacaacaacagcaacagcaacaagcaCCACAGCTGCAAGCCatcacaacaacaacaacaacttcCATAACTCGTATCGTAAGG AAGATAGCGTTGACACATCACCCATCGTGTTCCGAAGCGTTTACCGCAGGAAAACGGACCTCATGCCGACAATACCCAGCCCCCGAGACGGGCATTACGGCTCGCGCAGCTCCCTGAGCACCACGCCAGCCAGAACCCCAG GACGGGCCTACTCCATGAACCGCTTGGACCAGCTGGCCCAGCCCATACGCCGCAACGGGGAGCATGTCCGAGCCATACTGGAGCGGGAGCGGCGCGAGAGCGAACTGGAGATGCTCGATGAGACGGCCTCGCTGGGGGGCGTGGGTCGGCGCATTCATGCCGCCGGCTCCACGGCACGCTCTCGGCGGGCAGGCAGCGCCGGCAGCGGCAGTTCGAGTGCCACCGGCATCATGTCCCGGAGCATGACCCACCTGGCAGGTGGTGGCAGTGTCGGTGGGCAGCGGGACCGGGATCGTGGAAAGTATTCGCTGGGCGGCGGCATCTCGACCAGCTTCCGGCCGTTGGGCAGTGCCGGTCAGCGTGACTCCAGTAAGAGCATGACACAGATAAGCAACCACATTTCGTGGTCGGCATATGGCACtacaccaccaccaccccaCAACCACCACAACCAGCACCGACAGTCCACACTTGGCTTGCAAACTGCAGCAACTAAAAAATATCTTCAATCATCATTTGCCTCATCCTCCGCATCCTACTCCTACTCGAACGCCTCGACCAGGCGGCCaggccatggccatggccaccagcagcagcaatatgCGACTTCTACTAACCCCTACCACCGTTGTCTCGATTTCGATCCCAACTCATTGTTGCTCATGAACTCTTCTAGTTTGTTAGTGAATGCAG GCTCGCGATCGGGAAATGCCACGCCAGGCGGACACTATAACAACTCAAGGCCCGGCAGCGCCATGTCCACCTCGACGACTATGTCCACGTCTGGCCTTGTGCCCAGGCGGCCGGCAACGGCGCCACGCAAGCCCAGGCCGGCCAGCATTGCCGGCACCGGCATGTCCCTAGAAG AGATCAACAAACTGAAGAAGGATCACAAGCCGCCTGTGAAGACAACAGCAGCCGCCTCACCATCCGCACAAACGACCCCCAAACGAACTGCAAACCTAATGTCCACCTCCCTGATCGTGACCTCCAGCTCATCTCGATTGAACAGTGCCGAGAAGAAGACGCCTTCGAAAAGG GAACCCTTGGTGCCGAAGGCGGCATCTGCTTCCAAGGCTCTGTCGAGTCGCACTGCCAGCTCGGAGCGTATTAGCAGGATCAGCAGCAAGGAGCCGAAAACCAAGGATACCTCTGCCATGAGCAGGTCCATGATtgtggccagcagcagcaacagcagcacctcCACAACTACCACCACAAAAGTGGCCTCAGCAgcgcctgctcctgctccagccccagccccagctccagctccagttaCAGTTCCCGAGCTCCAAAACGGGGTGGCCAAGGAGGCAGAAAAGACTCACGCAGAGGTGCCAGTTCCTACGGATGTGGCCGCCCCTGCTCTCGCTGTAAGCAAGGCGGAAAAGGAGGCACTAAACTCCGTTAAGACGGAGGAGGTTTCCAGGCAGGAGGAGGAACAGAATGTGCTCGTGCAGGTGCCGCCCGAGGCCCTGGTTAGCTCTGTGAATGTGGAGGAAAAGGCCGACGAGGGCACTGAGAAGGAGGAGCTGCCCAGGCAACCGCTGGAGCCTCAAGCTGCCCCCAAGAAGCCGTCGCGCAGCAAGGAGAACTCTGAGGTGCGCGAGCTGACTCCGCCAGCAGCGAACTCCGGCGGCGATGGCTCTGACTTGATGACCGCATCGATGATGGCCAAGAAGATCACGACCGAGGAGCAGGCCAAGGCCGCCCTGGCCGAAAGACGACGACTGGCCCGCGAGGAGGCCGAACGACAGGCGGAATTAGAGCGCCAACGACTCGAAGCCGAACGCCTGGCCGAAATCAAGGCCCAGGAGGAGGAAGCCGAACGCCAACGTCTGTTCGAGGAGGAGTCCACACGCATGGCCGAGGAACAGAGGCGCGGCGAGGAGGAGCGTCTGCGCATCGCAATCGAG GAAGCCCAACAgcgggaggaggaggagcagcgcAAACGCGAGGAGGAGGAAAAACAGCGCGTGGAGCGCGAGGAGGCCGAAAAGAAGGCCAAGGAGGAGGCAGAAAAGCAGCGTGTCGAGGTGGCCGAGCGCCTCAAGCGCGAGGAGAAGGAGCGTGAAGAGCGACGCAAGCGCGTCGAAGCGATTATGTCACGCACCCGCAAGGCCGGAGCCGCGGCTACTCCCTCTAAG GAATCCAACGATAAGGCAGCCCCCGCGGCTGCAACGGAGACAACCCCCGCtgatggcagcagcagcagcgacagcaacagcGTCAGCGGTAGCAGCAACAACTCTGCCGGTGGATCGCCCAGCACTGCAATGGCCACAGTGACAGTGGCCGGCTCGGAGGCACCTCCCAACAGCCAACAGGCGATGTATGAGCAATCGGTGCTAGACAAGGAGAACTCGCTGATCAACAGCTTCTCCACAATGATCATTGACGAGAACGCCAAAAAcctgcagcagcatcagcaggtGAGCAACGGCAAGCTGCTGGCGGACTTtgatggcagcagcaacaccaccaccacagcGGTGGCCAACGGCAATGGTGGCCATTTCGAGAATGTGAACAACAAGAA CGACATCAATCTGCTGCAGGATGCCGTCACTCCGGCCGCCACGCAGCTGATCGACCTGAGCATCGAGTCACAAGATCTACACCTGAACAACAATAACAGCTTGCTGACGAGCACAGCGGCAACCACCACGCTAGTCACTGCTGATAGTCACGAGAATAAAG ATATATCGTTGCTGTGA
- the LOC108152140 gene encoding titin homolog isoform X4 yields the protein MASLGGQHENYSNNPEVSKDREEKLKYARDRQNEERQKKIEELRAQAEAAQRYREQKEEERRRRIEEIRVRDTEKRHQVEERKKAIIEAEKERREYILKKNQERESRIEVKRRDRNSIGFAFGSSTPRLLDVPADYGLVSPSAFWGQRRSTSISNVAGASLTRRSSERELADSGAKKRASSSTDRHDDHRRKSSSMYEVFNWGYSNDEPPKRFSLSIAGGDINIDGPPTSKQTAHRPHTTTTATATSTTAASHHNNNNNFHNSYRKEDSVDTSPIVFRSVYRRKTDLMPTIPSPRDGHYGSRSSLSTTPARTPGRAYSMNRLDQLAQPIRRNGEHVRAILERERRESELEMLDETASLGGVGRRIHAAGSTARSRRAGSAGSGSSSATGIMSRSMTHLAGGGSVGGQRDRDRGKYSLGGGISTSFRPLGSAGQRDSSSRSGNATPGGHYNNSRPGSAMSTSTTMSTSGLVPRRPATAPRKPRPASIAGTGMSLEEINKLKKDHKPPVKTTAAASPSAQTTPKRTANLMSTSLIVTSSSSRLNSAEKKTPSKREPLVPKAASASKALSSRTASSERISRISSKEPKTKDTSAMSRSMIVASSSNSSTSTTTTTKVASAAPAPAPAPAPAPAPVTVPELQNGVAKEAEKTHAEVPVPTDVAAPALAVSKAEKEALNSVKTEEVSRQEEEQNVLVQVPPEALVSSVNVEEKADEGTEKEELPRQPLEPQAAPKKPSRSKENSEVRELTPPAANSGGDGSDLMTASMMAKKITTEEQAKAALAERRRLAREEAERQAELERQRLEAERLAEIKAQEEEAERQRLFEEESTRMAEEQRRGEEERLRIAIEEAQQREEEEQRKREEEEKQRVEREEAEKKAKEEAEKQRVEVAERLKREEKEREERRKRVEAIMSRTRKAGAAATPSKESNDKAAPAAATETTPADGSSSSDSNSVSGSSNNSAGGSPSTAMATVTVAGSEAPPNSQQAMYEQSVLDKENSLINSFSTMIIDENAKNLQQHQQVSNGKLLADFDGSSNTTTTAVANGNGGHFENVNNKNDINLLQDAVTPAATQLIDLSIESQDLHLNNNNSLLTSTAATTTLVTADSHENKDISLL from the exons ATGGCGAGTCTTGGGGGCCAACACGAAAATTATTCGAATAATCCAGAAG TGTCCAAAGATCGAGAGGAGAAGCTGAAATATGCACGCGACCGCCAGAATGAGGAGAGACAGAAAAAGATCGAGGAGCTGAGGGCCCAGGCAGAGGCGGCCCAAAGGTATCGCGAACAAAAGGAGGAGGAACGGCGGCGACGCATCGAGGAGATACGCGTCCGCGACACAGAGAAACGCCACCAGGTGGAGGAGCGCAAAAAGGCCATCATTGAGGCCGAGAAGGAGCGTCGCGAGTACATACTTAAGAAGAATCAG GAACGTGAATCCCGAATAGAGGTTAAGAGGAGGGACAGAAACTCAATTGGTTTTGCTTTTGGCTCGTCGACGCCCCGTCTGTTGGATGTGCCTGCGGATTATGGTCTTGTTTCGCCCAGTGCCTTTTGGGGTCAGCGAAG ATCTACATCGATATCGAACGTAGCGGGCGCCTCGCTCACACGTCGAAGTTCCGAGCGAGAACTTGCCGACAGTGGTGCTAAGAAGCGTGCCTCCTCCTCCACGGACAGACACGATG ATCATCGCCGAAAGTCTTCGTCCATGTATGAGGTGTTCAATTGGGGCTATTCCAATGATGAGCCGCCCAAACGGTTCTCCCTGTCCATAGCCGGTGGCGACATCAATATCGATGGGCCGCCCACTAGCAAACAAACAGCGCACAGACCCCATacgacaacaacagcaacagcaacaagcaCCACAGCTGCAAGCCatcacaacaacaacaacaacttcCATAACTCGTATCGTAAGG AAGATAGCGTTGACACATCACCCATCGTGTTCCGAAGCGTTTACCGCAGGAAAACGGACCTCATGCCGACAATACCCAGCCCCCGAGACGGGCATTACGGCTCGCGCAGCTCCCTGAGCACCACGCCAGCCAGAACCCCAG GACGGGCCTACTCCATGAACCGCTTGGACCAGCTGGCCCAGCCCATACGCCGCAACGGGGAGCATGTCCGAGCCATACTGGAGCGGGAGCGGCGCGAGAGCGAACTGGAGATGCTCGATGAGACGGCCTCGCTGGGGGGCGTGGGTCGGCGCATTCATGCCGCCGGCTCCACGGCACGCTCTCGGCGGGCAGGCAGCGCCGGCAGCGGCAGTTCGAGTGCCACCGGCATCATGTCCCGGAGCATGACCCACCTGGCAGGTGGTGGCAGTGTCGGTGGGCAGCGGGACCGGGATCGTGGAAAGTATTCGCTGGGCGGCGGCATCTCGACCAGCTTCCGGCCGTTGGGCAGTGCCGGTCAGCGTGACTCCA GCTCGCGATCGGGAAATGCCACGCCAGGCGGACACTATAACAACTCAAGGCCCGGCAGCGCCATGTCCACCTCGACGACTATGTCCACGTCTGGCCTTGTGCCCAGGCGGCCGGCAACGGCGCCACGCAAGCCCAGGCCGGCCAGCATTGCCGGCACCGGCATGTCCCTAGAAG AGATCAACAAACTGAAGAAGGATCACAAGCCGCCTGTGAAGACAACAGCAGCCGCCTCACCATCCGCACAAACGACCCCCAAACGAACTGCAAACCTAATGTCCACCTCCCTGATCGTGACCTCCAGCTCATCTCGATTGAACAGTGCCGAGAAGAAGACGCCTTCGAAAAGG GAACCCTTGGTGCCGAAGGCGGCATCTGCTTCCAAGGCTCTGTCGAGTCGCACTGCCAGCTCGGAGCGTATTAGCAGGATCAGCAGCAAGGAGCCGAAAACCAAGGATACCTCTGCCATGAGCAGGTCCATGATtgtggccagcagcagcaacagcagcacctcCACAACTACCACCACAAAAGTGGCCTCAGCAgcgcctgctcctgctccagccccagccccagctccagctccagttaCAGTTCCCGAGCTCCAAAACGGGGTGGCCAAGGAGGCAGAAAAGACTCACGCAGAGGTGCCAGTTCCTACGGATGTGGCCGCCCCTGCTCTCGCTGTAAGCAAGGCGGAAAAGGAGGCACTAAACTCCGTTAAGACGGAGGAGGTTTCCAGGCAGGAGGAGGAACAGAATGTGCTCGTGCAGGTGCCGCCCGAGGCCCTGGTTAGCTCTGTGAATGTGGAGGAAAAGGCCGACGAGGGCACTGAGAAGGAGGAGCTGCCCAGGCAACCGCTGGAGCCTCAAGCTGCCCCCAAGAAGCCGTCGCGCAGCAAGGAGAACTCTGAGGTGCGCGAGCTGACTCCGCCAGCAGCGAACTCCGGCGGCGATGGCTCTGACTTGATGACCGCATCGATGATGGCCAAGAAGATCACGACCGAGGAGCAGGCCAAGGCCGCCCTGGCCGAAAGACGACGACTGGCCCGCGAGGAGGCCGAACGACAGGCGGAATTAGAGCGCCAACGACTCGAAGCCGAACGCCTGGCCGAAATCAAGGCCCAGGAGGAGGAAGCCGAACGCCAACGTCTGTTCGAGGAGGAGTCCACACGCATGGCCGAGGAACAGAGGCGCGGCGAGGAGGAGCGTCTGCGCATCGCAATCGAG GAAGCCCAACAgcgggaggaggaggagcagcgcAAACGCGAGGAGGAGGAAAAACAGCGCGTGGAGCGCGAGGAGGCCGAAAAGAAGGCCAAGGAGGAGGCAGAAAAGCAGCGTGTCGAGGTGGCCGAGCGCCTCAAGCGCGAGGAGAAGGAGCGTGAAGAGCGACGCAAGCGCGTCGAAGCGATTATGTCACGCACCCGCAAGGCCGGAGCCGCGGCTACTCCCTCTAAG GAATCCAACGATAAGGCAGCCCCCGCGGCTGCAACGGAGACAACCCCCGCtgatggcagcagcagcagcgacagcaacagcGTCAGCGGTAGCAGCAACAACTCTGCCGGTGGATCGCCCAGCACTGCAATGGCCACAGTGACAGTGGCCGGCTCGGAGGCACCTCCCAACAGCCAACAGGCGATGTATGAGCAATCGGTGCTAGACAAGGAGAACTCGCTGATCAACAGCTTCTCCACAATGATCATTGACGAGAACGCCAAAAAcctgcagcagcatcagcaggtGAGCAACGGCAAGCTGCTGGCGGACTTtgatggcagcagcaacaccaccaccacagcGGTGGCCAACGGCAATGGTGGCCATTTCGAGAATGTGAACAACAAGAA CGACATCAATCTGCTGCAGGATGCCGTCACTCCGGCCGCCACGCAGCTGATCGACCTGAGCATCGAGTCACAAGATCTACACCTGAACAACAATAACAGCTTGCTGACGAGCACAGCGGCAACCACCACGCTAGTCACTGCTGATAGTCACGAGAATAAAG ATATATCGTTGCTGTGA